Genomic window (Chryseobacterium sp. H1D6B):
ATATTTCCTTTTGGCTTAACTTTTCCACAGGAAAATAATAGTAATGATAATAAAATTACCAAATAATAGTTTCTTTTAAACATTTTGGATAGAATTAGAATATATTATAAGTATAACGAAAAACACTGTTATTATCAACCCGACAAGTAGGGGTTTCCATAAAGATTTTTTTGGATATTGATCTTCATCTGGGAAATATTTAGGAACGAAATAATAAGAAAGTATACTTCCTCCTGCCATACCAGATAAATAAGCTATTGAGCTGCGGGGATTTTCCTGAAGATTTACTATGATAATCGTAATAACAGTCATGAAAACAGAAAGAGCCAGTACAATGTATGCCTCTTTCTGTTTTTTAATTTCGATTAAATTTTGATACAGTAAAACGCCGCCAAAAAGAACGGAAAGAAAAATAGAAAAACCTAAAATAGCTTTTTTAGAATATATTTTGGGCAGATTATTCTCCATACTTAAATCACTTCATCAATATTATAGTTTTTATGCTCTCTATTTGTTCTGATGATCATTTCACCTAAAAAGCCGGCTATGAAAAGCAGAGTTCCCATAATCATCATCGTTAAAGCAATAAAAAACCAAGGATTATTGGTAATTAAGTGTCCGTAAATTCCTCTTGCAACATCTATTAATTTTGAAACTCCCAGGCCGAGTGCTGAAAGAAATCCTAAGATAAACATTACCGTACCCACCGCTCCAAAGAAATGCATCGGTCTTCCTCCAAACCGGCTTACAAACCAAAGAGTTACAAGATCTAAAAATCCGCGGATAAATCTTTCTGTCCCGAATTTTGAAACACCATAAGGTCTTGCCTGGTGCTGTACTTCTTTTTCTGTGATTCTTCTAAATCCTGCATTGGCTGCTAGAACCGGGATATAACGGTGCATATCTCCATATACATCAATGGATTTTACCACCTGCTTTTTATAAGCTTTCAGTCCGCAGTTGAAATCGTGAAGATACACTCCAGATACTTTTCTGGCTGCTGCATTAAACAATTTTGACGGAACATTTTTCGTCATTACATTATCAAAACGCTTCTTCTTCCAGCCCGAAACAATATCGTAATTTTCTTCGATTACCATAGTGTATAATTCTGGAATTTCTTCTGGAAAATCCTGTAAATCAGCATCCATCGTAATGATCACATCTCCATGCGCTCTTTCAAAAGCCGCGTGTAAAGCCTGTGATTTTCCGTAGTTTCTGGAAAATTTAATCCCATGAATCTGCGGGTGCTGTACTTTTAAGTTTTCGATAATATTCCACGACAAATCCGTACTTCCATCATCTACAAACCAAATTTCATAGGATAAACTATGCGCTGTACATACGTTATCAATTCTTGAAAAAAGCTCTTCCAGAGAGTCCTCTTCGTTCAGCAGCGGAATAATTATAGATAAATTCATTTAAAATCTGATAATAAAAAATTATTGGTGGATTGTTTTTGTTCTGAAAAACGCCCCGAAAAACAGTGACAAAACTACGTAAAATATAAGAATTGCCGCAAAATAACCTGAAAAATGACTCGCTGTAAGCATATCTTTTCCTTTTACAGCTGCGGGAGAAAAACTTACCTGTCTTTCTTTGTATTTCTGATTTAATTCATCGATGTCTTTTTGATGTTTTAAGATCTTCCTTGCTGAAAGATATTCTTTGTCTAATTCTGATTTTTGTCTTTGAACATATTGATAATTCAAGAGTTTTTTCGCATCTGTATCTACATAATTTAGAAATGCAAAAATACCGCATATTGAAAGCAGCCCTCCAATGAACATCGGCATAAAAGCTCTTTTAAAAGCTTGTCTAAATCCCATCTGATGGTTATTCCAATATGATTTTACCGACCAGAATGCTGTTCCGGCATACAGGACAGGAAGGACAAACGCATTGACTTTCAGCGTAGTATCAAAATAGTTAATTCCTGAGAAGAAGTAATATACTATGAAAAATGTGATCATAGTAGCAATAAAAAGTATAATTCCTAGTGTTGTTGGACTTTTCGCCATATTATTATTTTTTGAAAAATTTTTGAAAAAATATTGTGCTAGATTTCAATGTTTTAGCTTTAGCAAAGCATTTTTCCGGCTATTTTTCTTTAATCTTATTTTTTAGTTTACAATTAATTCCTATCTTTGCACCGGCAAGTCCTACACAACCAGCTCCTGAGAATCCTCCAGGGTGGGAACACAGCAAAGGTAATTGGTCGTAGCGGTGTGATGTAGGTAGCTTGCCATTTTTTATTTCTTTTATTCTAAAATTCAAACTCCTCTCCCAACTTCGGTAAAACAAGCTCTACATTTTTATCACTAAAATGTTTCAATGCAGTTTCATGATTGATCTCAATCGCAGGGAAAGTATCAAAGTGACATCCAATAACTTTCGGAGTTTTCAATAATTCTGCAGCAGCAAAAGCAACTTTTCTTGGACACATGGTATAGTGGCTTCCGATCGGTAAGATGGAAAGATCAAGATTTCCGTACAATCTCGGGAATAACTCCATATCAGCCATTACTCCTGTATCACCCGCTAAATAGATATTTCTGCCTTCAGGAAGCCTGAAGATATATCCTACAGGAACGCCCCCATAGCTCCCATCCGGGAAAGAACTCGTATGATGAGCCGGTACCATGGAAATTTTAAGATCATCGATTTTTGCCGACCCTCCTAAGTTCACATCATCTTTATTTTTCGCAGTTTTAAAATAAGCACATACTTCCGGAACTCCGATAACTGTTGCATCCGGATGATATTCTAAAACTTCTGTCACATCAGCAATATGGTCGCCATGCGCATGAGTCAATAAGATATAATCGATTTTTTGAGCACTGATATCAAATCCTGACTCAGCTTTTTTGTAGTTGTAAAACGGATCGCTCAAGATCGTTTTGTCTTTATACGTGAACAAAAAACAGTTTTGTCCTAAGAATTGTATTTTCATTTCTAATTTATTTTTTAATTAATACCTTTTTTTAATCTTAATTATGATTTCAGCCTTTAAGGCAAGACTTTTTGATACCACCAATTTCAGATCGAAAGGTGTTGGATTCAGTAGAAATCAAAGATTATTTTTGTGGAAATTTATCTTCGATCAGGTTTAATTTAATTCCATGCTCCAGATAGGCTTTACAACCGTCTAAAACCGTCGTAAAACCGCCTGTATTATCATTGATGATTTTCAGGAGCTCTTCTCCTGTCTGGGCAAACCCATAGCTTTTAATCACTACAAAAGTTCCTTTTTCCATTTCTTTGAACTCATACTCTACATGAGTGGAAGGGTTCCCCCATTCTGTCTTTATCAGCTGGTTTGGAATAATCTGCTTAACGCTAACTTCTGATTTTACGCCGTACATTTCCCATTCCCAAGTAACCGTTTTTCCTTCTTCTAATTTTCCGGTAGATTTTGTAAACCAGAACTGAGTAGTCAATTCAGGATCAATAAATGCTTCAAAAACTTTTTCAACAGGTTTTCTGATAAGCATTTGAGCTTCAACGTAGATATTAGAACTCATGACTGCAATTATTTAGTGAAAAAAATTAAGTCCTACAGCTGTTAAAACCGCCATAGTAAAAGTCAGAATTCCTACCTGCTTCAAGAAAGGATCTAATTCTCTAGGCTCTTTTACAGTCATTATCTTTCTTCTTAATTTAGCAAACGGAATCAGCAGGATCATTACGATAAACACATAATAATTTTGAGTCTGAATAAATCCATTTAACCCTAGAAAAACAAGAATTAAAACAAGCGGAAGCTGTAACAGAACCATTTGATAAAGCATCGCATTTTTAAAGCCTAATTTTAAAGCCAGCGTATGTTTTCCTGTGTGTCTGTCACTTTCAATATCTCTCATATTGTTAAGATTAAGAACTGCCATACTCATCATTCCTACCGCCGTTCCCGGAAGCAGCATATCCCAGCTGAAAGTTTTGGTGAATAAAAAATAACTCCCGCATACAGAAACCAATCCAAAGAATATGAATACGAAAAGGTCTCCCAATCCCATATACCCATAAGGTTTTTTACCTATTGTATAGCCGATAGCTGCTAAAATACTTGCTATTCCTAATCCTATAAAAAGATAGAACTCCTTCATGTAATGAGGGATGAAAGCAACATATAATAAAGCAACAGTTGCAATGAAAGAAAGTGCTGCAAGCAGTATTACTGCATTCTTCATCTGCTTAGCCGTAATTCTTCCTGAAGCTACCGCTCTTGCTTCTGCCTCACTGCTTCTTTTAGCATCAGTTCCTTTTACTCCATCGCCGTAATCATTAGCATAGTTTGATAAAACCTGATACAGCAGCGTCACTAAAAGTGCTAAAGCAAAGATCTTCCAGTCCCAGACTCCTCCTTCGCCATAAAGCCTCCATTTTGCAATGAACGCTCCCATTATAATCCCGCTTAAAGAAAGCGGCAGTGTTCTCAGCCTTGCGGCTTTTATCCAGTCTCCCATAATATAAGTAATAAGCAATCGATCATAAGTAATGCAGAAACTGCTGGTTACTTACTGTTGACCACTGATGTTAAGATATCCATTTATTTTCTCCGAAATCCGGCTTTCTTTTTTCCAGGAATGCATTTCTTCCTTCTTTCGCTTCTTCTGTCATATAAGCAAGACGGGTAGCTTCTCCTGCAAAAACCTGCTGTCCTACCATTCCATCATCTGTTAAATTCATTGCAAATTTCAGCATTCTGATAGAGGTTGGGGATTTAGCAAGAATTTCCTGTGCCCATTCGTAGGCTGTATCTTCTAATTCAGCATGAGGGATCACAGCATTGACCATTCCCATTTCTAAAGCTTCCTGCGCTGAGTAGTTTCTTCCTAAAAAGAAAATCTCACGGGCTTTTTTCTGGCCTACCATTTTTGCTAAATATGCTGAACCGTAACCACCGTCAAAACTTGTAACATCAGCATCGGTCTGTTTGAAAATTGCGTGTTCTTTACTGGCTAAAGTAAGATCACAAACAACATGAAGGGAATGACCGCCTCCAACTGCCCATCCCGGAACAACAGCAATTACAACTTTGGGCATGAAACGTATAAGACGCTGCACTTCTAAAATATTTAAACGATGTCTTCCATCTTCCCCTACATATCCCTGGTGTCCTCTAGCTTTTTGGTCGCCTCCGCTGCAGAATGCCCAGCCTCCGTCTTTAGGACTCGGCCCCTCTCCTGTAAGCAGTACAACACCTATTGAAGAATCTTCAGAAGCATCATAAAAAGCATCATATAATTCTGAAGTAGTTTTAGGCCTGAAAGCATTTCGAAGTTCTGGTCTGTTGAATGCAATTCTTGCAACACCATTACATTTTTTATAGGTTATATCTTCGTATTCTTTGACGGTTTTCCACTCGATCATTTCGTAAAAATTTTTCTCAAAGATACGGAATTACAGAGAATTTTTGAAGTGAAATTTCAGGATAAAATTCTAAAAAATCATTGAATTTTTAGAATAGGTAAAGTGTTTGTTTTACCTTTTTATTTTAACTGCAAAGTCACAAAAGATTAACACATTAGTTATTTAAGTTCATCATAAACTGCATACAAAAACACATAGGTTTTTAAAAATTTTTGATTTTTATTATTTTACCGGTTTTTGTTTAAAACAAATAGTTTTGTGTCTTTTATGATTAAATTTTTAATTAGTTTAAACACGCTTAATACAAAAAAAACCGGAACAAATTTGTTCCGGTTTTATATATAATTCTAGTGAGAAATATATTATTTAGCTTTTGCCTGAAGTTCAGCTTCTTTAGCTTTCATTTCAGTCATTTTTGCTTGATTTTTGGTAATTCCATAGATATCCTTCAGTGTTGAAACTGCTTCAAGACTGTTAGGCATAGCCTGATACCATTTTTCAGCATACGGCAAAGCCTTATTGAATTTTTCTCTTCTTGCTTCTATCAGCTTTGTAGCTTCATCAGGCTTAGTTTTTCTAAGTGCATTGATGTCGCTTACCGCTTTATCATCATCTCCAATTACAGCAAATACTAAATTCTGATACGCATTGGCAAAGTCAGGTTTAATTTCTATTGCTTTTTTGAATGAAGCTTCTGCATCAGCTGCTGTTGCAGGGTTTTTAGCCTGAAGAACTCCTAAGTTATACCAGCTTGTAGCATCATTAGGGTTCTTAGCTAATTGTTCTTTCAAATTAGCAAGGAATTTGTCAGTATTTCCTGATTGATAAAATGCAGTGCCTTGGAAATCTTTTAATTTAGCATTATTAGGAAATTTAGCCAGTCCTTTTTCAATAACGGCTAACGCTTCGTCATTCTTTTTAGCATTCAAGAGTAGTGTAGATAAAGTTTCATACAAATCAACTTCTACACTTGGAGTCTGTGCTGTTTTGAAATCTACAAAATCAGTACTCTTTTTCATAAGCTCCCAAGTAGCTTTATCAAGAGTTTTCACTTCTCCAGATTTTTTTTCTTTGGCAGTATAAGTTGTCTGAACACCAGTATACCCAGAATTAATTAATTCAGTGTAAATTTTAATAGCCTCATCACTATTATTAGCTAAAGCATAATTAAGCCCAGCATAATACATGTACACTTTATCTTCGTGTCCATTGGTTTTCAATAAGTTATAAACTTCTAAAAATTTAGGAGCTGCAATAGTATAATTCTTAGCATTATACGCATCCATAGCTGCTTTATTAGCACTTTGTAGCTTAGCATTTAGATCTTGTTCCTTCTGTCCAAAAACAAAAGCTGATGAAATGATTGCTATACTTAAAATTAGCTTTTTCATAATCTATTTATATTTATTGTACAATTTTTATTCTTCAGAATCAGAATTTCCGGTTTCCTCTGCAGAAGTTTCATTTTCTACTTGAGGAGCCTCATTATCGAGTTCCGGATTGTTATTGTCAACAGTTTCAGCACCTCCTTCTATTTCCTCAACTTCTTCTACATCTTTATCCATTTCTACTTTTGCAATGGCTGCAATTTCGTCATTTTTCTTAAGGTTAATCATTTTTACACCCTGAGTATTTCTACCCATCACTCTCATCTCATCCATATTCATTCTGATCGCAACACCTGATTTATTAATAATCATTAATCCATCTTCGTCTGTTACATTCTGAATCGCGATAAGATTTCCAGTTTTTTCCGTAATATTTAAGGTGATTACTCCTTTTCCTCCTCTGTTGGTAATTCTGTAGTCTTCTACTGCAGTTCTCTTTCCGTATCCTTTTTCAGAAACTACTAAAACTGTTTCATTGTCTACATCGTTCACAACAATCATACCAATAACCTCATCATTATCTTCCATCGT
Coding sequences:
- a CDS encoding SRPBCC family protein; this translates as MSSNIYVEAQMLIRKPVEKVFEAFIDPELTTQFWFTKSTGKLEEGKTVTWEWEMYGVKSEVSVKQIIPNQLIKTEWGNPSTHVEYEFKEMEKGTFVVIKSYGFAQTGEELLKIINDNTGGFTTVLDGCKAYLEHGIKLNLIEDKFPQK
- a CDS encoding 1,4-dihydroxy-2-naphthoyl-CoA synthase; its protein translation is MIEWKTVKEYEDITYKKCNGVARIAFNRPELRNAFRPKTTSELYDAFYDASEDSSIGVVLLTGEGPSPKDGGWAFCSGGDQKARGHQGYVGEDGRHRLNILEVQRLIRFMPKVVIAVVPGWAVGGGHSLHVVCDLTLASKEHAIFKQTDADVTSFDGGYGSAYLAKMVGQKKAREIFFLGRNYSAQEALEMGMVNAVIPHAELEDTAYEWAQEILAKSPTSIRMLKFAMNLTDDGMVGQQVFAGEATRLAYMTEEAKEGRNAFLEKRKPDFGENKWIS
- a CDS encoding DUF4199 domain-containing protein; this encodes MAKSPTTLGIILFIATMITFFIVYYFFSGINYFDTTLKVNAFVLPVLYAGTAFWSVKSYWNNHQMGFRQAFKRAFMPMFIGGLLSICGIFAFLNYVDTDAKKLLNYQYVQRQKSELDKEYLSARKILKHQKDIDELNQKYKERQVSFSPAAVKGKDMLTASHFSGYFAAILIFYVVLSLFFGAFFRTKTIHQ
- a CDS encoding tetratricopeptide repeat protein produces the protein MKKLILSIAIISSAFVFGQKEQDLNAKLQSANKAAMDAYNAKNYTIAAPKFLEVYNLLKTNGHEDKVYMYYAGLNYALANNSDEAIKIYTELINSGYTGVQTTYTAKEKKSGEVKTLDKATWELMKKSTDFVDFKTAQTPSVEVDLYETLSTLLLNAKKNDEALAVIEKGLAKFPNNAKLKDFQGTAFYQSGNTDKFLANLKEQLAKNPNDATSWYNLGVLQAKNPATAADAEASFKKAIEIKPDFANAYQNLVFAVIGDDDKAVSDINALRKTKPDEATKLIEARREKFNKALPYAEKWYQAMPNSLEAVSTLKDIYGITKNQAKMTEMKAKEAELQAKAK
- the menA gene encoding 1,4-dihydroxy-2-naphthoate octaprenyltransferase, producing the protein MGDWIKAARLRTLPLSLSGIIMGAFIAKWRLYGEGGVWDWKIFALALLVTLLYQVLSNYANDYGDGVKGTDAKRSSEAEARAVASGRITAKQMKNAVILLAALSFIATVALLYVAFIPHYMKEFYLFIGLGIASILAAIGYTIGKKPYGYMGLGDLFVFIFFGLVSVCGSYFLFTKTFSWDMLLPGTAVGMMSMAVLNLNNMRDIESDRHTGKHTLALKLGFKNAMLYQMVLLQLPLVLILVFLGLNGFIQTQNYYVFIVMILLIPFAKLRRKIMTVKEPRELDPFLKQVGILTFTMAVLTAVGLNFFH
- a CDS encoding glycosyltransferase family 2 protein, with protein sequence MNLSIIIPLLNEEDSLEELFSRIDNVCTAHSLSYEIWFVDDGSTDLSWNIIENLKVQHPQIHGIKFSRNYGKSQALHAAFERAHGDVIITMDADLQDFPEEIPELYTMVIEENYDIVSGWKKKRFDNVMTKNVPSKLFNAAARKVSGVYLHDFNCGLKAYKKQVVKSIDVYGDMHRYIPVLAANAGFRRITEKEVQHQARPYGVSKFGTERFIRGFLDLVTLWFVSRFGGRPMHFFGAVGTVMFILGFLSALGLGVSKLIDVARGIYGHLITNNPWFFIALTMMIMGTLLFIAGFLGEMIIRTNREHKNYNIDEVI
- a CDS encoding metal-dependent hydrolase; this translates as MKIQFLGQNCFLFTYKDKTILSDPFYNYKKAESGFDISAQKIDYILLTHAHGDHIADVTEVLEYHPDATVIGVPEVCAYFKTAKNKDDVNLGGSAKIDDLKISMVPAHHTSSFPDGSYGGVPVGYIFRLPEGRNIYLAGDTGVMADMELFPRLYGNLDLSILPIGSHYTMCPRKVAFAAAELLKTPKVIGCHFDTFPAIEINHETALKHFSDKNVELVLPKLGEEFEF